Genomic segment of Geminocystis herdmanii PCC 6308:
CTGATTCTGTGTCAGAAATACCGCCTACCCCAATAATGGGCAAATTTCCCCCAGTTTCTCTATATATAAACCGAATTACCTCCGTCGATCGAATTCTCAAAGGTTTTCCACTAATTCCTCCTGCTTCCTCCGTAATGGGCTTTCCCGTAGCTGGTAAAATCTTGGTTTTTAATCCGTCTCTTTTGATAGTGGTATTTGTAGCAACAATTCCCGATAAATTATATTGCTGAGATACCCGTAAAATTGACCTTATCTCTTCCCATTCCAAATCAGGGGCAATTTTGATCAAAATCGGCTTTTTGCCGTTATTTTCAGCTTGTAAACCCTCTAGGATTGGCTCTAATTGTTCCCCACCCTGAAGCGATCGAAGTCCGGGGGTATTCGGAGAACTAACATTCACCACAAAATAGTCAGCATAAGGACATAAAAGGCGAAAACTACCGACATAATCTTCCGTAGCTTGATCTAATTCTGTAATTTTTGATTTACATAAATTAATGCCAATGGGGATAGTAGAAGGATGTTTTTCCCGTGTCTGCTGAAGTCGTAGTGCGATCGTCTCAGCCCCATCATTATTTGCCCCCATACGATTAAGAATTGCCTTATCCGCAGGTAAGCGAAACATTCGAGGGGAAGGATTACCTTTTTGAGCATAAAGGGTGACAGCCCCTAACTCCGCAAAACTAAAGCCAAAACTTGACCAAATTCCCGTCGCTTGGGCATTTTTATCAAATCCGGGCGCTAAACCTAAAGGATGAGAAAAGTTGAGATTCCATAGAGATTGAGATAAAGAAGCATCACTATAACAGAAAGATTTTTCTATTTCCTTAATTATTGATTTTCCCAAGAAATTATCTCGTTGAAAATCTAATTGTTGTAATAGATTGAGACTTTGTACATGGGCAAACTCTGGATTGGTTTTAAGGGAGGCAAAAAACGCAGGATAGAAAGGTTTAAGAAAATTTAACATTGGTTAAGAATGATTAAGAAATCCAATACATTTTAGTAGTTTTAATGAGTTTTTTCAAAGATTAACTTACATTATGGCAATAAAACTAAATATTTTTTTTCTAATAAGTGCTTAACAAAATAATTCCATTTTCACTATATTTAAGATAGGTTTTTGTTGATCCCCATTGTATATTTCTATACATTATTTCTTTGATCAACTAAAAGTTCATCTAACTTTACCTAAATCAAAGAACATATTTAGAACTGTTAAGCAATAGTTAAAACAATATAAAATTTAAAACCTTTAAAAAAACCCTATTTCCTTAGATACAAATGGGTTTTAGCTCAAAAAGCCTTGATCCCAGATAGTTGATAATAGAGAAAGAGAAAAAACTGTTAAAAAATTTTTATAGTAAGAAAATGAAACCTCAAAATAATTGTAATTCAGCTTGTCGTCATTGCCAATTTTATAACCCAGAGGGAAGACGAGGGGGACTATGTTCTCAACTAGGAGTAACGGTTCAAGCCGAGTGGAAATCTTGTCACTTAGCAACCCCAGCTTTTAATACTGAATGGCAACCTCTCCCTGAAATCGCACTGTTAGAAAAATCTTTCTCTTTAGGATGCGCTACTCCTCAAACTAATTTAGTAGTTGAGTCCGTTTCTATCGTTCATCATGGAACAAACGTATTATCTGAAGTACTTGTTTCTAAATCTATCAAATAAACAATATTTATTTATATATATATTTACTAGATTAGAATTATATCTTATTTTAGTTATTATATCGTGGCTGTTTTTTGCTCTATTCATTCAATCATTCATTTTCTTCACTCCGCTAAACAACATAAATAAACCGCCTAATATAATAGCTAAAGCCAGTATTCCTAAAATTAAATCTAATTTATTTGTTTCCATTTGTTTTTTGTTATTTTGCCCTTCAAATTAATAACTCTTTTTGTCCACCTGTCCACCTGTCCACCTGTCTTCTTGTCGAGAAAATTAGGGTAGCCAAGGATATTGACGAAAATTTGGCGATCGCTTCTCTAAAAAAGCCTGTTTTCCTTCTGTACCTTCTTCTGTGAGATAATATAGTAAAGTAGCATTTCCTGCTAATTCTTGTAACCCTGCTTGTCCATCACAATCAGCATTGAAAGCGGATTTTAAGCAACGAATCGCCGTAGGACTTTTTTCGAGGATTTCTTGCGCCCATTTAATGCCTTCAGGTTCTAATTGCTCAATGGGAACAACCGTATTAACTAATCCCATATCTAAGGCTTCCTGAGCATTGTATTGACGGCACAAAAACCAGATTTCCCTAGCTTTTTTTTGTCCGACGATACGAGCGAGATAACTAGCACCAAAACCACCGTCAAAACTCCCTACTTTTGGTCCTGTTTGCCCGAAAATGGCGTTATCGGCGGCGATCGAGAGATCACAAATCAAATGCAATACATGACCACCTCCGATGGCATATCCGCCCACTAAGGCGATAACTACTTTAGGAATGGTGCGGATTAAGCGTTGTAAATCTAAAACATTTAAACGGGGTACACCATCATTGCCGATATATCCTGCTTTACCCCTGACACTTTGATCTCCCCCTGAGCAAAAAGCGTATTTGCCGTCAGTATGAGGACCTGCACCCGTAAGCAAAATGACTCCAATAGTTTGATCTTCTCTGGCATCACAAAAAGCTGAGTAAAGTTCAAATACAGTTTGTGGTCGAAAAGCGTTACGTTTATGGGGACGATTAATAACTATTTTGGCAATACCATCATATTTAAAATATAAAATATCCTGATATTGTCCAATATTTTCCCAGTTTACACTCATTCCAAGTTTATGTGACTAATTTTTTAAGCTCGATCGACTATTATACTCTGTAAATCAAATTTTCACTTGAGAAACGACATTACAACAGTTAAATGCCGTAAATTTTCATGACTAATAAAGGAACAATAATAGTTAAAGTAATTGTCAAAGGTAAACCAACACGGGTATAGTCTAAAAATTTATAACCACCGGGAGCGTATATCATTGTATTGGTTTGGTATCCGATCGGAGCTAAATAACTATTAGAAGCCGCAAACGTTACCACATACATAAAAGATAAAGCATCTAATCCCATACTTTCAGCAACCTTAACCGCAATGGGTATCATTAAAACCACTGCAGCATTATTCGATAAAACCTCCGTTAACATGGAAGTCGAAAAATAGAATAACACGAGAATCCAATAAGGAGAGAAATTTCCAGCTACTCTTAACAAATTGTCTGCTAACCATTGATTTGTACCCGAATTATCCATAGCAATACCAAGGGGGATTAATCCTGCTAATAAGAAAATAATATCCCATCGTACCGAGCCATAAATTTCCCCCGGTTTAAGACATCCAGTAATTACCATTAAGATAACCCCTGCTAAACTACTGACTAAAATCGGTACAATATCAAAAGCGGAAATTAAAATAACTCCCACAATAATCCCTAAAGAAATCCAAACTTTTTCTTGTCTTAAACTTTCCCTATTTTTTTCTTCTAAAACTAATAATTCCCTAGTAGTTTGTAAACCAATAAAACTCTCTTTTGGTGCTTGAATTAATAATAAATCTCCAAATTTTAAAGTAACTTTTCCTAGTCTTTCTCTAATTAACTCTTCTCCTCGTCTAATAGCTAATACTGTACAATTATACCGTTGACGAAAACGCAAATCTTTTAAAGTTGTACCAATTAAACGAGAATTAGATAGTATTAAAACCTCTGCAATTTTTTCTGCTTCTTGACTATTTTCTTTCTCCATTTCTGTTGAGTTAAATTTAAAATCTGCTAAAATTTCTACTCCTCTTTCATCTTTAATATTAAGTAAACTATTGCGACTTCCTCTGACTAATAAAATATCTCCTAAAGCTAAAACTTTGTCAGCTAAGGGGGGGGGGAAATGCTCATCGTTACGGATTATTTCTAAGACATCTAAATCAAATTTTCTCTGAATTTCACTACTGCGTAATGTTTGCCCGATTAAACTGGAGTTAGGGGGAATAATCATTTCACTGACGTATTCTTTTAATTCGTAATCTTCACTTAAAGACTCTCCTCCTGCTGGTTTTCTGGCAGGTAATAATTTTGGGGCGGCTAAAGAAATATAAACTAAACCAATAAAGAAGACGGGTAAACCTAAAGCGGTAAATTGAAAGATAGTAAACTCAGGATAGCCTAATTGTACGGCGACACCACTGGCTAAAATGTTGGTAGATGTGCCGATTAGAGTAATTAACCCTCCTAATATTGTCATAAAAGACATGGGAATTAAGAGTTTAGAAACGGAGGTTTTTGTTTGTTTACTCCATTGTTCGACGATGGGCAAAAAAATCGCTACCACTGCGGTATTATTGATAAAAGCACTAATAGGTCCTACTACCATTCCTAAGGTGAAAATCTGTCGAGAGGGGTTTTTTCCTCCCCACTTAATTAACCAATCTCTAACTACGTTTAAGATTCCTGTTTTGGTGATACCTGCGCTAAGGATAAACATTGCCATAACGGTAATAGTGGCGGAGTTGCCGAATCCTGAGATACCTTCATTGGGGGTTACTAATCCTAATAACATTAACACTACTGTAATAGATAAAGCGGTTAAGTCAACGGGCAACCATTCAGCGATGAAGGCGATTAAGGCAATGATTAAAACGGTGATGGTGAGAAAGATTGGTGATATATCCATTTTTAAGAATTAAAAATTAAAAATTAAGAATGAGGAATGAAGAATGGGATAGATGTTAATCAATAGACATCTCCATTAATTCTGAAAACAAGGGCTGAAGCCCTTACTACAAACAAATGAAAAATAAATGTGGAAGGGTTGAATATTATTCAACCCCTACAAGGAAATAAAATTTTTTTCTGGCAAAGTCTATGACTTATTCTTAACTTAGGATACAATCTTATCTTATGTTCGATCGAACTGGAGAAAATTTTAAAGAAAATTTTGACTCTCTTTTTTTTGTTGCAAAAGTTTCAAGGCTTTTTTGATGTCTTGGGTTTTATTTTTGTTAACTACTAGGGTTGCGTTACCCTGTCTAACTATCACCACATCTTCTAAGCCTATCGTCATAATAATTTCATCCTCTTGATTGTTATAAATAATCGAGTTATTTGTCTCGAAATTGATATGATTGCCGATGACGATGTTATTATCTTCACTGGTTAATAATCTTTCTAAGGCATTCCAATCGCCTAAATCATCCCAATCAAAATCGGCGGGGATGATATGCGCAAGGGTGGTTTTTTCCATTAAGGCGTAATCAATGCTAATTTTTTCGAGATTGTTATAGGCTTGTTTTCCTTTTTCTTGCAATGGTTGTAAAATTTCGGGCGCATATTTAGCTAATTCTTTTAATACCACTTGGGTTTTAAAGATAAACATTCCGCTATTCCAACTATATCTACCCGTGGCAATAAATTTTTCGGCAGTAGTTCGATCGGGCTTTTCGGTAAAACGAGTTACTCTATAAATGGGGGTATTGTCTTTTTCTGTGGCAACTTCTCCTTGCTCAATATAGCCGTAACCCGTGCTAGGATAATCAGGTTTGATACCTAAAGTCATAATGACTTCGTTTTGGTTCGCAAAATTAACCCCAAGATTGATGATTCTCTCAAATTCTGGTTGATTACCAATATAATGATCGGCTGGGAAAAAGCCGATAACGGAGTCTTCTCCATAGTGACTATTAATATATAGACTAGCCCAAGTGATGGCGGGGGCGGTGTCTTTTCCTTCGGGTTCGACTAAAATATTCTCTATAGGTAATTCTGGTAATTGTTGCTTGACTCCTTCGGCTAATAATTCGGAGGTGATGACGATGATATTTTCCCAACCTCCTGCTAAGGATAGTAAACGAAGGGCGGTATTTTGTAATAAACTTTTTCCAGTTCGATCGAGACAAAGAAATTGTTTAGGATATTGTAAACGACTTAGAGGCCAAAATCTTTCGCCTTTGCCTCCGGCTAAAATCACGGGGATAAATTTTTGAGTAGTCATATCAGGATTAAATTATTCGTAACAAGGGCATTAGACTTCTTGCAGAAGTGGAGTAATGAGTAATGAGTAATAAGTTAATAAATTTATATTTTTCACCCTAAAACAGATTTTACTTTTTATTTTGCAAGGGGTCTATTATTTCCTGTTCATTTTCTACTGTCAACTATCCTCTGTCAACATTAAACCCTACCTGAAAAAGCGGCAAACCTTGTACCCGTAGGTGCAAACCTTGTACCCGTAGGTGCAAACCTTGCACCCGTAGGTGCAAACCTTGCACCCCTACTTGAATACTTTGTTTTCTGTGGGCAAGGGTTGAATATTATTCAAGCCCTACAAACTTGCCTATTCTTCATTCCCTTGTTAATCGATCGACAATCACAGATAATGGTCAAATATTAATTATCTTAAAATGTAACTATGACTACAGACCCAGTAATAATAATGAAACAAGAAGTAGGCAAAATCGCTGCTTCTAAGGTACAATCTAATTCGATCGTAGGACTGGGAACAGGTTCAACTACAGCCTACGCCATTCAATATATCGGGGAAAGACTAGCTAACGGTGATTTAACTAATATTGTTGGTATTCCGACTTCCTTTCAAGCGGAAGTTTTAGCTAAACAATACGGTATTCCTTTAACGACTCTGGATGCGATCGATCATATAGATGTCGCCATTGATGGTGCAGACGAAGTTGATCCTCACAAAAACTTAATCAAAGGGGGAGGCGCTGCGCATACTAGGGAGAAAGTAGTGGACAGTTTAGCAAAAGAATTTATCGTAGTGGTAGATGGTGGTAAGTTAGTTGATCAGTTAGGCTCAACTTTTTTGTTACCTGTAGAAGTTATCCCCATGGCGGTTACTCCTGTGATGCGTCAATTAGCGGATTTAGGCGGTAAACCTGAGTTAAGAATGGGTATCAGAAAAGCTGGTCCAGTGGTGACAGATCAAGGTAATCTAGTTATTGATGTTAAGTTCGATCGCATTGACAACCCTGCGGAGTTAGAAATGAAAATTAATAACCTACCCGGAGTATTGGAAAATGGTTTATTTGTCGGAGTTGCCGATGTAATTCTTGTCGGAGAAATTATCGATGGAAAACCCTCGGTGAGAGAGTTTTAACTTAGTTAGGTGTTGGGTATAGCCCTTTCAATTCTTATAGTAAAAGGCTGAATCTAACACCTAGTATTCACCCAAAAAGCTAGGAGGTAACGCCTAATTTTTTGAAAGTTGTGTGCCAAAAATTAATTGGTAATTATTATTAATAAATTGTGCAAATTTCTCTTGTAGAATAGGTGCTGATTTATCGGTAATAATATGGGTTTTAAATTCTTGCCCTTCGCTTAAATGTTTCCCGTAAGCTGATTGAAGATAAACTCGGTAATTTTCATCGTTTTGTAAGTGGGTTTGAAAAAAGGCTAAAGCCATAGAATTAGTGTAACTTTCTAATAGGTAGGGTGCAGGAAGAGTTAAATTGCCTACGGTATTCACCAAGTCTGTAATACCCGCATCTAACTGGGAAAAGTCCACATGGGCTTGACCTTCTTGTAATTGAAAATAAGTATCTGTACTGTTAATATGGGGAAAAGTTCGTGCTTGTTCAAAAACGAAGGGAGTCGCTGGATCGTAGCTACCTGCTGCCACAAAAGTGGGTATAGTGACGTTATTTAATCCTTTTGCCCCAAAAATGGCGGCGTTGACGGCATTAACGGTAAAAACGGCTTTAACTCTCGTATCTCGAAAATCATAGTCTTTTCTGGGTAGATTTAAGGCACGACATTGTAATAATAGGGCATTATTCAAATTGCCAAAGGCTAAATTACAGGCATTTTCTAGGTTGTCAAAGTCAATTTTTGCTCCTCCTACTGCTAAGGCTGTATAACCGCCAAAGGAATGCCCCCCTACTCCTACATTGTCTAAGTTTAAGTTACCGCCAAATTGACTGGGATTTAAACGGGTTAATTCGTCTAATAAAAATGTTATATCTAAAGGTCGATCGATAAATTCTTCTAGGATAAATATTTGACGGGAAAATCCTGCTAGAAAATTCTCGGTTTGTTTTATATCACTACCTATATGCTGAGGCATGGCGACAACATAACCGTAAGAGGCTAAATGTTTGGCGATGGAGGCAAAATCTTCGGGACGAGAACTTAAACCGTGAGAAAATATAATGACAGGGGTATTTGCGGTTAACTGTTGCGGTTGATATAATTCCACATAAAATCGGCGATTTCTTTTTTGATCAAATAGATTTAAGGTGGTGTTAGTAACTGCTTTTGAGCCTTGTTGACGAATGTCTGGTAATTTACTAAAGTCCATGTTACCTGCAGATTCAGCTTCGATCGAGGCTAAATTAGCTATTTCCGTGGCGAAAAACTCACTACCTTCAATCACTAAATTAACTTGCTCTACATACCTTAAAACTTGACGGATATTAAGCTGAACATCAACGGATATATTCTGAATCACATTCATTAAACTTAAACCGTCTTTTTCCATAGCGGCTTTAACTAAAGCTCCCCGAAGAATATATCTACCATTACGCCCTCCCCTTACGTTGATAACTGAACCAAAATAGTTAAGTAATCGTTCCCCTTCATAAGTGTTCAAAATACGAGAAATTAAAGTAGGATCAACTTGTACGGGAGTAGTTAAGGCTTTGCGGAATAAGGCAGTTTGTTCTTCATCAACCCTAGCCAGATTGAGATAAAAACCTAAATTTTGGTTAACTGTACCATCAAGGGCGAATTGTTCTAAAGATTCTACCCGTAAGTTAGCAATAAATGGACTGTAAACAAAGAAAATACTATCAGCAGAATAGACTTTTTTAATGTCTAATACCCCTAAACTGAGAAGACTTAAAGTTATAGCGGTGAGTTTACGAGAAAAAGATCGATCGAAAAAGCTCATACAAAATTTAAAGGATAATTTATTATTTATTATCAATGAAAAAAGCAAGATGAAAACATAATTATTGAATAGACGATCGAGCCTTCTTATTACAAAACTTAACCCGATAGAAATAATCTATAATTAAAGTCACTCAAAAATAGGAGGATATGGTAATGGTAGCCCAATTAATCAAAAACCAAACAAATTTGTACGATACTGACTATCATCTTTGGATATTAGAAACCGTTAAAAAACTAGAAAATGGTGATTTTAATTCTGTAGATTGGGAAAATTTAATTGAAGAGGTATTAGGTTTGAGTCGAAGTGATAAAAGAAAACTGGAAAGTCTGTTAATGAGGTTAATGGAACATCTTTTGAAGTTGGGTTATTGGGAATTAGAAAAAGAAACAAATAAAGGGCATTGGCAAGGAGAAATCCGTAATTTTCGTAAACTAATCAAAAAAGAATTAAAAGCGAGTCCGAGTCTTAAACGCTATTTACAAGAGATATTTGAAGAATCTTATCAAGATAGTCGAGAAATTGTCAGCGATAAATCTCAACTACCTCTTAATACCTTTCCCGAAAAGCCCATAGCATCTTTAGAAGAAATTCTCGATGAAAACTGGCTTCCCTAATCCCCCTAATCCCCCAATCCCCCAATCCCCCAATCCCCCAATTAATTCATATCGGGATTAAATTCGGGTTTCACATGGTGGGGAATTTCTGTGAATATCTTATTAACAATATCCTCTGGAGTATCTCGATCGAACACAGTAATAATAATATCAGCTTGTTGATATAAATACTCTCTCTGTTGTCTCAAATCCGTCAATTTAGTCACTAAATCTTCTTCTTGTAATAATGGGCGAGTGTTGTCTTCTGCCAGTCTTTCAGTTAAAACATCAATAGGTACATCTAACCAAATCACCATACCATCCCGTAAATGACTCCAGTTGTCTTGACGAAGAATGATACCTCCCCCCGTAGCGATAACAGTGCGAGTATAAGCAGAAACTTCTTTTAACACATCATTTTCTAAGGTACGAAAACTAGCCTCCCCTTCCTCCGCAAAAATTTGCGTAATGGTTTTATTACTAAGGGTTTCAATAATGGCATCGGTATCTAAAAAACGATAATGTAACTTTTTAGCCAATAATTCACCTACGGTAGTTTTTCCCGAACCCATCATACCAATTAAATAAACATTTAATCCTCTTAAAATATCCATTAACAATAATTAAACCTCTTGAGAAAATAAAAATAATTTACCACAAAACAAAAATTCTCCCTTATTTGATTAAGAATAAATTTGTTTAATTTTGTCTATACCAAGTCTCAAAACCTTGATTTTTCATTCTTTAACCTAATACCTAAGCTAAAACGCATTTAACTTGCATTTTTTACTAATTTTTAAAATGGCTACAACTCTTAATTATTGCCTCTTGCCTTTTGCCTTTTGCCTACCGTTATCAGTAAACTTAGATGCGTCCTAGCTTAACACCTTCTTCCGTCAAAACACTTTTTCAGCAACGTCTATGTTGAAAATGAAAGTTTCTATGATATAATCCCCTAGTCCTAATTAATATATCATTGCCTAATTTACCGTGAAAATTTCTGTTTATCATACCCCAGAATCTACTCCCGATAATGATATTCCTGATTGTGCCATCGTGATTGATGTATTGAGAGCTACAACAACTATTAATACTGCTTTAAATAATGGTGTAAAATCTGTCAAGGCTTTTAGTGATGTAGATTTATTATTAGCAGAAAGTAGTCTTTTACCAAGGGATTCCTATTTAACTTTAGGGGAAAGAGGAGGTAAAAAAGTCGATCGATGCGATTTTGGTAATTCTCCTTTAGACTGTACTAGGGAAACTGTGGCAAATAAACAATTATTTATTACTACAACTAACGGCACTCGTGCGTTACAAAGAGTTAAAGAGGCTTCTACTTTAATCACAGGAGCGATTATTAATTATAGTGCCGTGGTGAATTATGTAAAAACAGCACAACCTGAAACTGTTTGGTTACTTGGTTCGGGATGGGAAGGTGGTTATTCTTTAGAGGATACCGTATGCGCAGGAGCGATCGCATCTGGATTAGTTGATTTAAGTGATACGGAGTCGATTGGTAATGATGAAGTAGTAGCTTCGATCGCGCTGTATCATCAATGGAAAGATAATTTATTGGGATTATTTCGTTTATCCAGTCATGGACAAAGATTATTAAAATTAAATTTAGATGATGATTTAAAATATTGTTCTGAGCCTAATATTATCTCTACTTTTGGCATCCAAACCGAAAAAGGTGTTTTGACTTTACATACTACTTAAGACTTCAAACGCTAAAATAAGTGTTTTTTGTGATATTTTTTGTAATTAAATTTTTTTTTGCCAAAATTTGCATAAATTAGGAAAGTTCTCCTGATAAGTAAATAAGAATGAAAATTTATCCATAATCAGATTTTTCCTGATAGGTAAGTCTCAATTGGATAAGTTGTTCACTTTTTACTATATTAAGGAGTTTTTTCATGAACGATCGATCGAATCCAGAGAATAAACCATTAAAAGCTACGGAAAGAGTCAGTAATACAAAACCAAAACCTCGTCTTTTTTCTCAAGAGGAGTTAAATTCATCTCCTTGGGGAAAATTCATCTTATTTTTAAATCAATCTTACGATAATTTTATTCCTCATAATTTTGATAAACAAAAAAGACAATTAAAAATAGTAGAAATTCAGAAAAAAATTCTTACAATTTTAGAAAGTAAACAATATCAGACGTGGAATAATTTACTTGATAATCTGGATTTTAATGATTATGAATATGATATTGCTGAAAATTTCTGTTTTCATCTTTCTCACAAATATTCCGATGATAATATTGAAAAATTTTTGGAAAAATGGGAAAATTATTTGACTAATTTTGTCAGTTTATTTGAACATTATTTTAACAATATTGAAGCCCCAGATTTAGTTAAATTAAATCAAATAGCAGATATTATTGATCAATTTAATAAGTCGAAAGAACGTACTTTTTGGTTTATTATTTTGTTACCTAAATTTATCGATGATAACTCTAAAAAAATATTAATTAACTGTATTGGTTATCAAGAAATAATTAAGTTTGGGGCTTTTGAAGACTTAAAAGAATTTGGTTATAAACTACAAAAAAAGTTTGCTTTAACTCGTACCGCTATTAAAGATCGTACTGCTCAAAATTTAGTACAGGAATTAGGGGAAGTTGAGAGTAAATTTAAGGGCGAAATACAACAGCTAGAATTGAAGATTAAACAGTTAGAAAATGAGTTAGAAGAAACTCAAAGAAATTCTTTTCAAAATGCTGTTTATGATTTGGCAAAATCTTTACAGGATAATCAACAACAACCAGTATTAAGTCAATTATTTATTCTTTATAAAAAGCTAGATAATTGTTTAGAAAATAATGAGAGTTTATCCCCTACGGATACTTTAACTTACTTTATCACGATCGAATCTTTATTGACGGCATTTAAACAGTTAAATATTAGTCAATTTCCCGAAAAAATTGAGGGAACTTTTGAGATTACGGGGGAAGATTTAGATAACAATAAATATAACTACACATCTGGCTCTCAATTTGTGAGTAAAGACGATAAAAAAATTGTCAAATGTATTGCCCCCGGTTGGAAAGTGGACGATCGAATTGTGACTCCTGCCAAAGTAGAAGAAGCATAATTAATAATATTAAAAACTAGCAAAAAAGGTACAAAAAATATGAATAGAATTGCAATTTTATTGGATTTAGATAACATTAAACCTAAGTTAGATATAGTCGAAGATATTTGTAAAAAACACGGCTCGATCGTCATGCGTCGTGCCTTTTCTAATACCCCTTCGGTTTTAACTGCCTATGGTAGTAAATTTCGAGAATTTGACTATCGTTTTGAATTAACCCCCGGTTTAACCCCCGTATCTCAAGAGGTGGACAATCTCATTTTTCAAACCGCAGAAGAATTAATTAACAATAGTAAATTAAACATTAATACCATTGCTATAGTAAGCAATGATAATGATTATTCTCGCTTATTTAATAAACTTAAATCTCGAAAAATTAAAACGATTATTATAGGTACAAATATCGGCAATAAATGTCGTGAAACTGCTGATTATGT
This window contains:
- a CDS encoding SLC13 family permease, with amino-acid sequence MDISPIFLTITVLIIALIAFIAEWLPVDLTALSITVVLMLLGLVTPNEGISGFGNSATITVMAMFILSAGITKTGILNVVRDWLIKWGGKNPSRQIFTLGMVVGPISAFINNTAVVAIFLPIVEQWSKQTKTSVSKLLIPMSFMTILGGLITLIGTSTNILASGVAVQLGYPEFTIFQFTALGLPVFFIGLVYISLAAPKLLPARKPAGGESLSEDYELKEYVSEMIIPPNSSLIGQTLRSSEIQRKFDLDVLEIIRNDEHFPPPLADKVLALGDILLVRGSRNSLLNIKDERGVEILADFKFNSTEMEKENSQEAEKIAEVLILSNSRLIGTTLKDLRFRQRYNCTVLAIRRGEELIRERLGKVTLKFGDLLLIQAPKESFIGLQTTRELLVLEEKNRESLRQEKVWISLGIIVGVILISAFDIVPILVSSLAGVILMVITGCLKPGEIYGSVRWDIIFLLAGLIPLGIAMDNSGTNQWLADNLLRVAGNFSPYWILVLFYFSTSMLTEVLSNNAAVVLMIPIAVKVAESMGLDALSFMYVVTFAASNSYLAPIGYQTNTMIYAPGGYKFLDYTRVGLPLTITLTIIVPLLVMKIYGI
- a CDS encoding quinone-dependent dihydroorotate dehydrogenase, producing the protein MLNFLKPFYPAFFASLKTNPEFAHVQSLNLLQQLDFQRDNFLGKSIIKEIEKSFCYSDASLSQSLWNLNFSHPLGLAPGFDKNAQATGIWSSFGFSFAELGAVTLYAQKGNPSPRMFRLPADKAILNRMGANNDGAETIALRLQQTREKHPSTIPIGINLCKSKITELDQATEDYVGSFRLLCPYADYFVVNVSSPNTPGLRSLQGGEQLEPILEGLQAENNGKKPILIKIAPDLEWEEIRSILRVSQQYNLSGIVATNTTIKRDGLKTKILPATGKPITEEAGGISGKPLRIRSTEVIRFIYRETGGNLPIIGVGGISDTESAWEKITAGASLLQFYSGWIYEGPWVVKEILQGLTQKLADNGFNHLSQAVGIMENGEWRIKN
- the menB gene encoding 1,4-dihydroxy-2-naphthoyl-CoA synthase, with the translated sequence MSVNWENIGQYQDILYFKYDGIAKIVINRPHKRNAFRPQTVFELYSAFCDAREDQTIGVILLTGAGPHTDGKYAFCSGGDQSVRGKAGYIGNDGVPRLNVLDLQRLIRTIPKVVIALVGGYAIGGGHVLHLICDLSIAADNAIFGQTGPKVGSFDGGFGASYLARIVGQKKAREIWFLCRQYNAQEALDMGLVNTVVPIEQLEPEGIKWAQEILEKSPTAIRCLKSAFNADCDGQAGLQELAGNATLLYYLTEEGTEGKQAFLEKRSPNFRQYPWLP
- a CDS encoding mannose-1-phosphate guanylyltransferase; its protein translation is MTTQKFIPVILAGGKGERFWPLSRLQYPKQFLCLDRTGKSLLQNTALRLLSLAGGWENIIVITSELLAEGVKQQLPELPIENILVEPEGKDTAPAITWASLYINSHYGEDSVIGFFPADHYIGNQPEFERIINLGVNFANQNEVIMTLGIKPDYPSTGYGYIEQGEVATEKDNTPIYRVTRFTEKPDRTTAEKFIATGRYSWNSGMFIFKTQVVLKELAKYAPEILQPLQEKGKQAYNNLEKISIDYALMEKTTLAHIIPADFDWDDLGDWNALERLLTSEDNNIVIGNHINFETNNSIIYNNQEDEIIMTIGLEDVVIVRQGNATLVVNKNKTQDIKKALKLLQQKKESQNFL
- a CDS encoding DUF29 domain-containing protein, giving the protein MVAQLIKNQTNLYDTDYHLWILETVKKLENGDFNSVDWENLIEEVLGLSRSDKRKLESLLMRLMEHLLKLGYWELEKETNKGHWQGEIRNFRKLIKKELKASPSLKRYLQEIFEESYQDSREIVSDKSQLPLNTFPEKPIASLEEILDENWLP
- the rpiA gene encoding ribose-5-phosphate isomerase RpiA, coding for MTTDPVIIMKQEVGKIAASKVQSNSIVGLGTGSTTAYAIQYIGERLANGDLTNIVGIPTSFQAEVLAKQYGIPLTTLDAIDHIDVAIDGADEVDPHKNLIKGGGAAHTREKVVDSLAKEFIVVVDGGKLVDQLGSTFLLPVEVIPMAVTPVMRQLADLGGKPELRMGIRKAGPVVTDQGNLVIDVKFDRIDNPAELEMKINNLPGVLENGLFVGVADVILVGEIIDGKPSVREF
- a CDS encoding alpha/beta hydrolase, whose translation is MSFFDRSFSRKLTAITLSLLSLGVLDIKKVYSADSIFFVYSPFIANLRVESLEQFALDGTVNQNLGFYLNLARVDEEQTALFRKALTTPVQVDPTLISRILNTYEGERLLNYFGSVINVRGGRNGRYILRGALVKAAMEKDGLSLMNVIQNISVDVQLNIRQVLRYVEQVNLVIEGSEFFATEIANLASIEAESAGNMDFSKLPDIRQQGSKAVTNTTLNLFDQKRNRRFYVELYQPQQLTANTPVIIFSHGLSSRPEDFASIAKHLASYGYVVAMPQHIGSDIKQTENFLAGFSRQIFILEEFIDRPLDITFLLDELTRLNPSQFGGNLNLDNVGVGGHSFGGYTALAVGGAKIDFDNLENACNLAFGNLNNALLLQCRALNLPRKDYDFRDTRVKAVFTVNAVNAAIFGAKGLNNVTIPTFVAAGSYDPATPFVFEQARTFPHINSTDTYFQLQEGQAHVDFSQLDAGITDLVNTVGNLTLPAPYLLESYTNSMALAFFQTHLQNDENYRVYLQSAYGKHLSEGQEFKTHIITDKSAPILQEKFAQFINNNYQLIFGTQLSKN